From Pseudomonas vanderleydeniana, the proteins below share one genomic window:
- a CDS encoding single-stranded DNA-binding protein produces MATYFWGEGNIGTKPEYREIANGNNDPRRLLRLNVYFDNSIPNRAGEYEDRGGFWAGVDLWHKDAEHYSTLYTKGMRVLVVGRMIMEKWEDDKGNECRTMKVRADRVGILPHRVDRVFMVVQERSAPEVDEQMHIPLSANDGAH; encoded by the coding sequence ATGGCCACCTACTTTTGGGGTGAGGGAAACATCGGTACCAAGCCTGAGTACCGAGAAATCGCCAACGGCAATAACGATCCGCGGCGGCTTTTGAGGCTCAATGTGTACTTCGATAATTCGATTCCCAACAGAGCTGGAGAATACGAGGACCGAGGTGGGTTTTGGGCCGGTGTAGACCTTTGGCACAAGGATGCCGAGCATTACTCAACGCTTTACACCAAAGGCATGCGAGTGTTGGTGGTTGGGCGGATGATTATGGAAAAGTGGGAAGACGACAAAGGCAACGAGTGCCGAACCATGAAGGTGAGGGCTGATCGGGTGGGTATTTTGCCTCACCGCGTTGATCGGGTCTTCATGGTCGTCCAAGAGCGCTCTGCACCTGAAGTTGATGAGCAGATGCACATTCCGCTCTCTGCCAATGATGGCGCGCATTAG
- a CDS encoding DUF3158 family protein, translating into MVTSQGQDNGLGSTAWGCGAEHTAFQPLEQSAFQALEHIAFPKGLLKPFKGKGELVEFGEQCSALAQGLIALAIEKVLAQAERYPFTLLPIRLVKQSTGAGTVFLRWCRADRSRMGTDLWRELILDEQTPINLISDLYALELQRIVINMQISLVHSMGRQAFLCANKVEAADKAYLARLAHHTQLHAGGN; encoded by the coding sequence ATGGTCACTTCACAAGGGCAGGACAACGGTTTGGGTTCGACGGCTTGGGGGTGTGGCGCAGAACACACTGCCTTCCAGCCTTTGGAACAGAGTGCCTTCCAGGCGCTGGAACACATTGCCTTCCCTAAAGGGCTTTTAAAGCCTTTTAAGGGTAAGGGGGAGCTTGTTGAATTCGGAGAGCAGTGCAGTGCGTTGGCTCAGGGTTTGATTGCTCTGGCGATCGAAAAAGTGCTGGCGCAGGCCGAGCGGTACCCGTTCACGTTGCTGCCCATACGGTTGGTCAAACAGTCGACTGGGGCAGGGACCGTTTTTCTGCGTTGGTGCCGAGCAGACCGTTCTCGGATGGGGACCGATCTATGGCGGGAGTTGATTCTTGATGAGCAGACGCCGATCAACTTGATCTCTGACCTGTACGCTCTGGAGTTGCAGCGGATCGTCATCAACATGCAGATCAGTCTGGTCCACAGCATGGGGCGCCAGGCGTTCTTGTGTGCCAATAAGGTAGAGGCTGCTGACAAAGCCTACCTGGCGCGACTGGCTCATCATACCCAACTTCATGCCGGAGGGAACTGA
- a CDS encoding PFL_4669 family integrating conjugative element protein: MSDAIQSPIGPLRSAMQLTLHTRQALRIWQGRPASESKTAIMGFLGFAGLIGRICHDAERDDPYADYWLIRIEEKLHRCKVELTHIHLEVDLLLSEVPSAISAGENFSIRPVSLPMFIGSPFGFLALYLLITYDGIVRRLQHARHVALIGRKGMESRIDEASYVLRSLFGLAQQYKFAKVTRADFAADNERAREAREAFGELPLAVLEGRRRAEFAPRIIRGRRDDARGFLEEEGGPVWYGAGPGQTSLQAIPQALEG; the protein is encoded by the coding sequence ATGTCTGACGCCATTCAGAGCCCAATTGGGCCACTGCGCAGTGCCATGCAACTGACGTTGCATACCCGCCAAGCTTTACGTATCTGGCAAGGAAGACCGGCCAGTGAAAGCAAGACCGCAATCATGGGCTTTCTCGGTTTTGCCGGTTTGATCGGCCGCATTTGTCACGATGCCGAAAGGGATGATCCCTATGCCGACTACTGGTTGATTCGTATCGAGGAGAAGCTGCACCGCTGCAAGGTCGAGCTGACCCACATTCACCTGGAGGTGGATTTGCTGCTGAGTGAAGTTCCGAGTGCCATATCCGCAGGGGAGAACTTCAGTATTCGGCCGGTCAGTCTGCCGATGTTCATCGGTTCACCGTTTGGCTTTTTGGCGTTGTATCTGCTGATTACCTATGACGGCATTGTTCGGCGTCTACAGCATGCTCGACATGTCGCGCTGATTGGCCGCAAGGGCATGGAGAGTCGGATCGATGAAGCGAGTTATGTGCTGCGAAGTCTGTTTGGACTGGCGCAGCAGTACAAGTTTGCGAAAGTGACGCGTGCTGATTTTGCCGCCGATAACGAGCGGGCTCGTGAGGCGAGAGAGGCCTTTGGAGAGTTGCCGTTGGCGGTGTTGGAGGGCCGGCGAAGGGCTGAGTTTGCGCCCAGGATTATTCGTGGTCGCAGGGATGATGCGCGTGGCTTCTTGGAGGAGGAAGGAGGGCCTGTGTGGTACGGCGCGGGTCCTGGGCAAACCTCGTTGCAGGCCATACCTCAGGCTCTGGAGGGGTGA
- the umuC gene encoding translesion error-prone DNA polymerase V subunit UmuC: MAIKSPTPAFALIDCNSFYASCERVFRPDLSHTPIVVLSNNDGCVIARSADAKPHIKMGEPYYQIRDKLRQHGIVPFSSNYALYGDMSQRVMSVIESMVPALEVYSIDEAFAELTGMTEPLEPLGRRIRAQVLRSTGIPVGVGIAGTKTLAKLANHGAKKWQAQLGGVLDVRAPHRREKLLKACDVSEVWGIGRKMTAHLAGMDIRTAWQLSQADPWMLRKHFSVVIEKTARELAGTPCLELDEPDVPKQEICCSRMFGQRLLTLPPIKEAVATYMMRASEKLRAQQSLCKKIQVSIRTGMFNPEEAKYANGVVIDLPYPTDDVRLLTKMAVDALDQLFRPGFRYSKAEVLLLNLCQRGEYTGDLFAESQPAEATKVMTVLDQINQRWGRGTLRAASVPTNPEWGMRREMMSRSYTTRLDQLWTVGRI, from the coding sequence ATGGCCATTAAGTCTCCAACGCCAGCCTTCGCGCTGATCGACTGCAACAGCTTCTACGCCAGTTGCGAGCGTGTGTTCCGGCCGGACCTATCCCATACCCCCATTGTGGTGCTGAGCAACAACGACGGCTGCGTGATTGCCCGCTCGGCGGACGCCAAGCCGCACATCAAGATGGGCGAGCCGTACTACCAGATCCGGGACAAGCTGCGTCAGCACGGCATCGTGCCGTTCTCCTCGAATTACGCGCTGTACGGCGACATGAGCCAGCGGGTCATGAGCGTAATCGAGTCTATGGTGCCGGCACTCGAGGTCTACAGCATCGATGAGGCCTTCGCAGAACTCACCGGCATGACTGAGCCGCTGGAACCATTGGGGCGCCGTATACGGGCCCAGGTGCTCAGGAGTACCGGCATTCCAGTCGGGGTGGGGATCGCCGGTACCAAGACCTTGGCCAAGCTCGCTAACCACGGCGCGAAGAAGTGGCAGGCTCAGTTGGGCGGCGTCCTGGATGTGCGGGCACCGCACCGCCGAGAGAAGCTGCTCAAGGCCTGTGATGTATCCGAGGTATGGGGCATTGGCCGCAAGATGACCGCGCACTTGGCGGGTATGGACATCAGGACCGCCTGGCAGCTGTCCCAGGCCGACCCCTGGATGCTGCGCAAACACTTCAGCGTGGTGATCGAGAAGACCGCCCGGGAGCTCGCCGGTACGCCGTGCCTGGAGCTGGATGAACCGGATGTGCCGAAGCAGGAGATCTGCTGCAGCCGGATGTTCGGCCAGCGCCTGCTGACCTTGCCGCCGATCAAGGAGGCAGTCGCCACCTACATGATGCGCGCCTCGGAAAAGCTCAGGGCCCAACAGTCCCTGTGCAAGAAGATTCAGGTCAGCATCCGCACGGGAATGTTCAACCCGGAGGAGGCCAAGTACGCCAATGGGGTGGTGATCGATCTGCCGTACCCCACGGACGATGTGCGCCTGCTGACCAAAATGGCCGTCGACGCTCTGGATCAGCTTTTCAGGCCTGGCTTTCGGTACAGCAAGGCCGAGGTCCTGCTGCTCAACCTCTGTCAGCGCGGTGAGTACACCGGCGACCTGTTCGCCGAATCACAGCCGGCCGAGGCCACCAAGGTCATGACCGTCCTGGACCAGATCAACCAGCGTTGGGGCAGGGGCACCCTGCGCGCCGCCAGCGTCCCGACGAACCCTGAATGGGGCATGCGTCGGGAGATGATGAGTCGCAGTTACACGACGCGGCTGGATCAACTGTGGACGGTAGGCCGGATATAG
- a CDS encoding type II toxin-antitoxin system ParD family antitoxin encodes MSAKRVVLTANPDQVTNDLFLSARDQHTGDAVHEEPNSIKQLEEEDRTKLKTLRCSISTGLMDLAQGRFTESSGEQLEPLLTHITDQR; translated from the coding sequence ATGTCCGCAAAAAGAGTGGTCCTGACCGCTAACCCCGATCAGGTCACCAATGACCTTTTTCTCTCTGCCCGTGATCAGCACACCGGTGATGCCGTACACGAAGAACCCAACTCAATAAAACAGCTCGAAGAGGAAGACCGCACCAAGCTCAAGACGTTGCGCTGTAGCATCTCAACGGGACTGATGGATCTTGCACAAGGACGCTTCACTGAGAGTAGCGGCGAGCAGTTGGAGCCTCTACTGACTCACATCACGGATCAGCGCTAA
- a CDS encoding SOS response-associated peptidase family protein, with protein MCGRFAQYQGMADYLRELVAEQDVISGYDNEPIARYNIAPTTRVLILHSVEEGLRIDPVHWGWAPFWAKGKRPDPINARVETVTTGKFFKQLWPNGRALVVADGWYEWVKDPDNPKKKQPYFIRLKSQAPMFFAALAQVHAGLEPHEGDGFVIITAASDQGMVDIHDRRPLVLAPEHAREWIDPDLSPARAEGIAKNLCLPVDDFEWYPVGTAVGNVKNQGAELILPLR; from the coding sequence ATGTGCGGACGATTTGCGCAGTACCAGGGCATGGCCGACTACCTGCGTGAGCTTGTGGCCGAGCAGGACGTCATCAGCGGCTACGACAACGAGCCGATCGCCCGCTACAACATCGCCCCCACCACCCGCGTGCTGATTCTGCACAGCGTGGAGGAAGGCCTGCGCATTGATCCGGTGCACTGGGGTTGGGCACCCTTCTGGGCCAAGGGCAAACGTCCTGATCCCATCAACGCCCGAGTCGAGACGGTCACCACCGGCAAATTCTTCAAGCAGCTCTGGCCGAACGGGCGAGCGCTGGTGGTGGCAGACGGTTGGTACGAGTGGGTGAAGGATCCGGACAACCCGAAGAAGAAACAGCCGTACTTCATTCGGCTCAAGAGCCAGGCGCCGATGTTCTTCGCCGCACTGGCCCAGGTGCACGCCGGGCTTGAACCGCATGAAGGAGACGGCTTCGTGATCATCACCGCCGCCAGCGACCAGGGCATGGTGGACATTCACGATCGGCGCCCACTGGTCCTGGCCCCCGAACACGCCCGTGAATGGATCGATCCCGACCTCTCCCCCGCACGTGCCGAAGGCATCGCCAAGAACCTCTGCCTGCCCGTCGACGACTTCGAGTGGTACCCCGTCGGTACCGCAGTGGGGAACGTCAAAAATCAGGGGGCGGAGCTGATACTGCCCCTACGGTAG
- a CDS encoding HEAT repeat domain-containing protein: MNDKSEPDKRSVETGPIFYSALVMGLIMIGIGTFFEVMHFGNFTLKIFMFCTGLGIILGAFGSKASVTLPGQSMTIIGCAALAVVIFFIILDRMDGRYLRIKIEGDTREATMVFEGDNDFFGSRLKTSYDFVVFDKDIVRKKLALIVNIGDREQIFSCIDAALLRPHLGSGDTLQWRYNSQDASLNDETNKLIAKVGPCPSGTSTGVVVEVMPAIDGSSWSLMQTAYADEGTPTVNELINNLNSDSTYVRRDARSELGKKGMSAAKPLLTKVQSTDSSYRTKLGALVSLNEIAQSNAGQSGALKAVVEEDDLKALTKASASDDGTVRSYATNVLVNLKDPRAIPLVIQQFPESSEDGQRNLLVVLSQTVPLADEKQKQSAAEIATSVEPKDEATSVLIKSIRAAAE; the protein is encoded by the coding sequence ATGAACGACAAGTCAGAGCCCGACAAACGGTCAGTTGAGACAGGCCCAATTTTTTACTCAGCCCTAGTTATGGGGTTGATTATGATTGGAATAGGCACCTTTTTCGAAGTAATGCACTTTGGGAATTTCACATTAAAAATTTTCATGTTCTGTACGGGGCTAGGAATAATTCTTGGGGCCTTTGGCTCTAAGGCCAGCGTCACCCTACCGGGCCAATCAATGACGATCATCGGGTGTGCAGCTCTCGCAGTCGTCATATTCTTTATAATTCTGGACCGAATGGACGGACGTTACCTACGTATAAAAATAGAGGGGGACACTAGAGAGGCTACGATGGTTTTCGAGGGCGACAATGATTTTTTTGGATCCCGATTAAAAACCAGTTATGACTTTGTAGTTTTTGACAAGGACATTGTTCGCAAAAAACTGGCTCTCATCGTCAACATTGGTGATAGAGAACAAATATTTAGCTGCATTGATGCCGCCTTATTAAGACCACATCTAGGATCAGGAGATACCCTTCAATGGCGTTATAATTCTCAGGATGCAAGCCTAAACGACGAGACCAATAAATTAATTGCCAAGGTTGGCCCATGTCCCAGCGGAACCAGTACAGGCGTTGTTGTTGAAGTAATGCCCGCTATTGATGGTTCGTCTTGGTCGCTAATGCAAACGGCTTATGCGGACGAGGGAACTCCAACGGTTAATGAACTAATCAATAATTTGAATTCTGACAGTACCTATGTGAGGCGCGACGCCCGCTCTGAGCTCGGAAAAAAGGGAATGTCCGCTGCAAAACCCCTGTTAACCAAAGTACAGAGCACTGACAGTTCCTATCGAACAAAGCTTGGGGCGCTTGTCTCCCTCAATGAAATTGCTCAATCAAATGCTGGTCAAAGCGGAGCACTGAAAGCAGTTGTTGAAGAAGACGATTTGAAGGCTCTAACCAAAGCGTCCGCAAGTGACGACGGCACCGTACGATCCTACGCAACCAATGTCCTAGTCAACTTAAAGGATCCGCGTGCTATTCCTTTGGTCATTCAACAGTTTCCAGAATCAAGCGAAGACGGCCAACGTAACCTGTTAGTGGTCCTTAGTCAGACGGTCCCCCTTGCCGATGAAAAACAGAAACAATCCGCGGCTGAAATTGCGACATCGGTCGAACCGAAAGATGAGGCTACGTCAGTGCTGATTAAATCTATCCGGGCTGCGGCCGAGTGA
- a CDS encoding LexA family protein: MSFTILGPLAEGGAALPLCAFKVPAGFPSPAADHIERQISLDELLNIRAPHVYLVSIQGDSMQGAGIFDGDLAVVDRSLEPLHGHIVVALLNNEPVCKRLRKQGPEVILMSENPRYPSRYVMEGDELSIWGVVTFSVRSHGH; this comes from the coding sequence ATGAGCTTTACCATTTTAGGTCCTCTGGCAGAGGGTGGCGCTGCGCTGCCGCTCTGCGCCTTCAAGGTGCCGGCGGGATTCCCGTCACCGGCCGCTGATCACATCGAGCGGCAGATCTCATTGGACGAGCTTTTGAACATACGCGCACCCCATGTGTATCTGGTCTCGATTCAGGGTGACAGCATGCAGGGGGCTGGGATATTCGACGGTGACCTGGCCGTGGTGGATCGCTCCCTGGAGCCGCTGCACGGGCACATCGTCGTCGCCCTGCTGAACAATGAGCCGGTCTGCAAACGCCTGCGCAAACAAGGCCCCGAGGTGATCCTGATGTCGGAGAACCCGCGGTACCCGTCCCGCTACGTCATGGAAGGCGATGAGCTGTCGATCTGGGGGGTAGTGACCTTCAGTGTGCGCAGCCATGGCCATTAA
- a CDS encoding antitoxin Xre/MbcA/ParS toxin-binding domain-containing protein encodes MLVQARRAVLKSGDWLTAAEVALLVGLNTRYPSAQPNKWKQQGLIFAISHRGVDYFPGYGLDPDADFLPAQALAKIIEVFAGHKDCWGMASWLHSDNSMLGGKRPQELLTSAPDRVIAAALDEVQEIAHG; translated from the coding sequence ATGCTGGTGCAGGCTCGCAGGGCCGTTCTGAAAAGTGGTGACTGGCTGACCGCTGCAGAGGTGGCACTGCTGGTAGGTCTGAACACTCGCTATCCCAGTGCACAGCCAAACAAGTGGAAGCAACAGGGCCTGATCTTTGCGATCAGCCACAGAGGCGTGGACTACTTCCCAGGATACGGGCTCGATCCTGACGCAGACTTCCTGCCAGCCCAAGCCCTGGCGAAGATCATCGAGGTGTTTGCGGGCCACAAGGACTGCTGGGGCATGGCCTCCTGGCTCCATTCTGACAACAGCATGCTTGGCGGAAAACGACCTCAGGAGCTGCTGACGTCTGCCCCTGACCGGGTCATTGCCGCCGCCCTGGATGAGGTTCAAGAGATCGCTCATGGCTAG
- a CDS encoding alkaline phosphatase D family protein, whose protein sequence is MSMLMARPLLAPPNEIKLWVGLFDTDNPPQISFQLDGKPWQPTGFEGPHPIRDGTQANHQGIFSFAALGPGIEHRIRVEAGNVAAPYFLRVRSLPDKVPSVPHGSFKIMLTSCYCVGTDQVDVGRFIQQLPHRPDMSLFAGDQVYLDQPPLDTMPSTAADLRSNISAKYRRNWLSELSGQSGLQQALSKAPAVCLPDDHEYWNNYPWEQFWKKGTQHVPTPTGLNPWDDAARELFQDYQQGGSPTGHQPWTRLDIEPLCMLFIDTRSHRQLDFDSPVGLMTAPTEQALRDWEQQLIDHKNAGTPHVGVLATGQTLFCEPAQFGKLMDAELPNYQKQFAVLIKVLDNLAGLGIQVVFLTGDVHWSRVAQAVHARTGRTTLTEVICSPSSLCVTPILDQWASFKDEVRGIFGTHKTWFRHSLPEAPPASIGTQKQFRPRDSEDDKQNRWSGNQVAIVEFSRWGSGVQMKVTYHPITFPASLPITTRPFTLLNT, encoded by the coding sequence ATGTCCATGCTAATGGCACGCCCCCTGCTTGCCCCTCCTAATGAAATCAAACTGTGGGTGGGTTTGTTCGACACCGACAATCCACCTCAGATCAGCTTCCAGCTAGACGGAAAGCCTTGGCAACCGACAGGATTTGAAGGGCCGCACCCTATCCGCGATGGCACCCAAGCCAATCATCAGGGCATCTTCAGCTTCGCTGCACTGGGCCCAGGCATCGAGCACCGCATTCGAGTAGAGGCTGGCAACGTAGCGGCCCCCTATTTCCTCCGTGTGCGCTCATTGCCAGACAAGGTCCCCTCAGTACCCCATGGCTCGTTCAAGATCATGCTGACGTCATGCTACTGCGTCGGCACTGACCAGGTGGATGTTGGTCGCTTCATTCAACAACTTCCGCACCGGCCTGACATGTCCTTGTTCGCCGGCGATCAGGTCTACCTTGACCAACCACCACTCGACACTATGCCATCTACAGCAGCCGATCTGCGCAGTAACATTTCAGCCAAGTACAGACGCAACTGGCTGTCTGAGCTGAGTGGGCAAAGTGGTTTACAGCAGGCACTGAGCAAGGCCCCGGCTGTCTGTCTGCCGGACGACCATGAATATTGGAATAACTATCCTTGGGAGCAGTTCTGGAAGAAAGGCACTCAGCATGTTCCGACTCCTACTGGACTTAACCCCTGGGATGATGCTGCACGAGAGCTTTTTCAGGATTACCAACAAGGCGGCTCTCCCACCGGTCACCAACCTTGGACAAGGCTCGATATAGAGCCGTTATGCATGCTGTTTATCGATACCCGAAGCCATCGTCAGCTCGACTTCGACAGCCCAGTAGGCCTGATGACCGCGCCTACTGAACAAGCGCTCAGGGACTGGGAGCAGCAACTAATCGATCACAAGAATGCCGGCACACCCCACGTGGGAGTCCTCGCCACAGGGCAAACCTTGTTCTGCGAGCCGGCACAGTTTGGCAAATTGATGGACGCCGAACTGCCGAACTATCAGAAACAATTCGCCGTCCTGATCAAGGTGCTCGACAACTTGGCTGGGCTCGGTATTCAGGTGGTATTCCTGACGGGCGATGTGCATTGGAGCCGGGTTGCCCAAGCTGTGCATGCCCGAACCGGTAGAACCACACTAACCGAAGTTATCTGTTCTCCGAGCAGCTTGTGCGTAACGCCAATACTTGACCAGTGGGCCAGCTTCAAAGATGAGGTAAGAGGTATCTTCGGCACCCACAAAACGTGGTTTCGCCATTCCTTACCAGAGGCGCCACCCGCGTCCATTGGCACACAAAAGCAGTTCAGACCTAGAGACAGCGAAGACGATAAGCAAAATCGCTGGAGCGGAAACCAGGTCGCTATTGTCGAGTTTTCTCGCTGGGGTAGTGGTGTTCAGATGAAGGTCACTTATCACCCCATCACATTCCCAGCATCCCTCCCGATCACGACCCGCCCCTTCACATTGCTCAATACCTGA
- the traD gene encoding type IV conjugative transfer system coupling protein TraD → MTQQHTVEVLLRPAVELYTVAVCALCSGVCLFAPWMFGLTPLFGLMTAVIYLALGWVRLRQGLMVLRYRRNIRRLPRYVITSQRIPVSNQRLFVGIGFKWEQRHTQRLMQTYRPEFRRYVEPTALFQTARQLEQRLEKASFPLSLIPRFTTWDHPLNPVRPLPAVGGSPRLHGVEPNEVPVSLPLGERVGHSLVLGTTRVGKTRLAELFITQDIRREKRVNGVSEFEPVIVFDPKGDADLLKRMYVEARRAGREKEFYVFHLGWPDFSARYNAVGRFGRISEVASRISGQLSGEGNSAAFREFAWRFVNIIARALVELGNRPDYIQIQQHVINIDALFIDYSSDYFARHDPGAWDAIATIEGNLNEKNTPFNMRGRLPRVTAIDQYLSRTRLSDPVMDGLRSAVRYDKTYFDKIVASLLPLLEKLTTGRMAELISPNYSALDDTRPIFDWMQIIRKRGVVYVGLDALSDPEVAAAVGNSMFADLVSVAGHIYKFGLDGGLHNAAQEQKIPINLHADEFNELMGNEFIPMINKGGGAGIQVTAYTQTISDIEAKIGNRAKAGQVVGNFNNLFMLRVRETATAELLTKQLPKVDVYSTTLVSGATDSSDIEGNTDFTSNTQDRVSSTSVPLIEPAHVVSLPKGQAFALIEGANLWKIRMPLPAPDPDDCMPKDLQTLAANMRKRYVDGGGEWWAGGGTRELD, encoded by the coding sequence ATGACCCAGCAACATACCGTCGAAGTACTCCTGCGGCCCGCCGTCGAGCTTTACACCGTTGCGGTGTGCGCACTCTGTAGTGGGGTGTGCTTATTCGCCCCCTGGATGTTCGGCCTGACACCCTTATTTGGTCTCATGACTGCAGTCATTTACCTGGCACTGGGGTGGGTTCGTCTTCGCCAGGGATTGATGGTGTTGCGCTACCGACGCAACATCCGCCGCCTGCCCCGATACGTCATCACCAGCCAACGCATCCCCGTGAGCAACCAACGGTTGTTTGTCGGTATTGGATTTAAATGGGAACAGCGCCACACCCAGCGCCTGATGCAGACCTACCGTCCGGAGTTCCGCCGGTATGTCGAACCCACAGCCCTCTTTCAAACGGCACGACAGTTGGAACAGCGTCTGGAAAAAGCCTCTTTTCCCCTGAGCCTGATTCCGCGGTTCACCACCTGGGACCATCCACTCAATCCCGTGCGCCCACTTCCAGCGGTGGGCGGCTCTCCTCGCCTACATGGTGTCGAACCCAACGAAGTTCCGGTCTCACTTCCCCTGGGCGAACGCGTCGGCCACAGCCTGGTGCTGGGCACGACTCGAGTCGGTAAAACCCGCCTGGCTGAACTCTTCATCACCCAGGACATTCGTCGCGAGAAACGCGTCAACGGTGTTTCGGAATTCGAGCCAGTCATTGTTTTTGATCCCAAGGGCGACGCCGACTTACTCAAGCGCATGTACGTCGAAGCCCGCCGCGCCGGTCGGGAAAAAGAGTTCTACGTCTTTCACCTGGGTTGGCCTGACTTCTCCGCCCGCTACAACGCCGTGGGCCGCTTTGGACGCATCTCCGAAGTCGCCAGCCGCATCTCCGGCCAACTCTCCGGCGAAGGCAACAGCGCCGCCTTTCGGGAGTTCGCCTGGCGCTTCGTCAACATCATCGCCCGGGCCCTGGTGGAGCTCGGCAACCGCCCTGACTACATCCAGATTCAGCAGCACGTGATCAACATCGACGCCCTGTTCATCGACTACAGCAGCGACTACTTCGCCCGTCATGACCCGGGCGCCTGGGATGCCATCGCGACCATCGAAGGCAACCTCAACGAGAAGAACACCCCCTTCAACATGCGCGGACGCCTCCCCCGGGTCACCGCGATCGACCAGTACCTCTCACGCACCCGCCTCTCCGATCCCGTCATGGACGGCCTGCGCTCTGCCGTGCGCTACGACAAGACCTACTTCGACAAGATCGTTGCCTCACTCCTCCCCCTGCTGGAGAAGCTGACAACCGGGCGCATGGCCGAACTGATCTCACCCAACTACAGCGCCCTGGACGACACCCGCCCGATCTTCGACTGGATGCAGATCATCCGTAAACGCGGTGTCGTGTACGTCGGCCTGGACGCCCTCTCCGACCCCGAGGTCGCCGCGGCCGTGGGCAATTCGATGTTCGCCGACCTGGTGTCAGTGGCCGGCCACATCTACAAGTTTGGCCTGGACGGCGGGCTGCACAACGCGGCCCAGGAGCAGAAGATTCCCATCAACCTGCACGCCGATGAGTTCAACGAGCTGATGGGCAATGAGTTCATTCCGATGATCAACAAGGGCGGCGGCGCCGGCATTCAGGTCACCGCCTATACCCAAACCATCAGCGACATTGAGGCCAAGATTGGCAACCGCGCCAAGGCCGGCCAAGTGGTGGGCAACTTCAACAACCTCTTCATGCTGCGTGTACGCGAGACCGCCACGGCCGAGCTGCTGACCAAACAACTGCCCAAGGTCGACGTCTACTCCACCACCCTGGTCAGCGGCGCCACCGACAGCTCCGATATCGAAGGCAATACCGACTTCACCAGCAACACCCAGGACCGAGTCAGCTCCACCAGCGTCCCCCTGATTGAACCCGCCCACGTCGTCAGTCTGCCCAAAGGCCAGGCTTTCGCCCTGATCGAAGGCGCCAACCTCTGGAAGATCAGGATGCCCCTGCCCGCCCCCGATCCCGATGACTGCATGCCCAAAGATCTGCAGACCCTGGCCGCCAACATGCGCAAGCGCTATGTCGACGGTGGCGGTGAATGGTGGGCTGGCGGAGGTACCCGCGAGTTGGACTAG